cctgtttcaggcaatgcaccccctctccccccttgtcgatacggtgatgggtcttctcctgtcaccgtgtcagcccggacttgtcagcaatggcaagtcccacttggtcatggatccttcagacgtggcgcgtagagtagtagagagcaacttacgggttgtatggcgtggcagccaatgggttaacttaattgtatgtatgtatgtattgtatgtgactgtaaaatgtggtggaattgtgggtggaggtgggacaatataacacaattctttttacaagtgttcattgtttcttgatttatacCAAGTCTTGTTAAGGAATTGTATCAATAACTTTCTtaacttcaaagtctttcatttataCAAACATCAGTCATTTGCTTATCACTtgtaagatttgaaaaaatcaacagtTACAAGTTTCTTTCGTAACTAACCATTGAAACATCATCGCCGAAccacaagaacatgtccgtatGCTGAGTGACTAATACGGTATTCTCCTCTATAACATTGAACAATTGACAACTCGGCAGACGGGCATACAGGCCATACAGACTCAACATCAATAGATACCTGTCGCAATGTTGAAAGGCTTGAAGTTACTGACAAAAGTCTTAAAAGAATTACCCGcattaaaacttttattttctcattaaaggTCAACGATTAATTCCCAGTGACCATTGGGCATTGGCCATGGAAATAACcgacaaatataaataatctGAAGTAGAAATTTCGGCTCTATTTAGGAAATTCCTTGTAGAAAATTGCGGAATCGTAGTTTATGGTGTAATATTCGGCTGCCtaagtggtgtagtaactcgggccAGAGTACTGCTTTCGGAACTTCGGTGTAGCAGGTGGCGGTAGCGTAAGTAGTGGTAGTGGTAGGTGTAGTGGTAGTGTATGCTCGgatgccttggtggtgtagtactttggagcatCAATGTAGTTGTTTtgagcagcgtaggttgtagtgtagtaaactggagcctcggtttaacgtgtagtactccggtgcctgcctggtgtagtactccggtgcctgcctggtgtagtactccggtgcctgcctggtgtagtactccggtgcctgcctggtgtagtactccggtgcctgcctggtgtagtactccggtgcctgcctggtgtagtactccggtgcctgcctggtgtagtactccggtgcctgcctggtgtagtactccggtgcctgcgtggtgtaagctggggcaACGTAGGGGGTAGTGAAGTACTTGAGAACTTCGATGATGTAACAAGTTAGATCCTCGGTATAGTAGCTGGCAAGAGAATAGTACATAGGAGCATTATTATAGTTAGCTGGAGCATCGTAAGTTGAATTTTAATACTCAGAAGCCTTCGTGGCGTAGTACTTGGAGGCCTTCGTATAGTAAGAAAGTGTTGACGTTATTGTTTAGGAAGGAGGCGGCGTGGTGAAGGTAGCGAAGCTTGGcgaagaaaaatacttcggAGCTTCTGCGAATAGCTCGGACCAACATAAActgtggtgtaataatctggagccttggtggtgtagcacttaggggcctcagtgtagtgaccggttgttgcgtatgttgttatTCATGcccaccatacccaggagaaatcggcacaccagtggtcgacccagccatcaacgatacaacacccaacagcagcacgccaccatagttaactagacaattttttaattcaaacattaatagTCAATCATGGTactggcatattaacaaatagaaaaaaaagttgagttgATTTACAACTctatagaaaatgttttaccttTATTAAACACTTGTAACGCCACGAAGAATGAAGTTGATGACAACTAGTGCACGGCAGTTCCTGTTGCTGTAACGGAAATGCTCACTCGGCTGCTGaattctttcaccttttctctcctttcataCGACTAGAcagtaaaataatttgtattaGTAGTTGGCATATTAAAACTCCACgcaacagaatatttacccatgatatgtagtagtgcagtactccggtgccttggtggtgcaGTACTTTGGTGccgtggtggtgtagtacttcagagcatcggtgtagtactcgaacctctggtagtgtagctcggggaagaacAATgcttcggggcttcggtgtagtagctcaggcagcataagttgtggtaCAATAAtgtggagccttggtggtgtagtacttgggggccttGGTGTAGCAACTGGTTGTGTCgtatgttgtgtagtaaggtggCGGCGTTGCGATTTGTTAcggccatacccaggagacattgGTACACCATGGCTGAACCAGCCGTCAActatacaacacccaacagcagcacgcgACGCCaaagtttactagacaattaatttgaacattaatatgaaattataactggcatgttaacaaatataataagaaagttgattcacaactccaggtaaaaatgtttacccATGATTTAAAACTAGCACttcgacgaagaatgcagttgatgTAAAATAGTGCACTGCATTTGCTGCTCCCATGTCGGAGATACGAATGAATTCTAccgccttttctctccctttaAACGACTAGACAATAGATAATTTAGTTATCAATAACtggaatatttaaaactcCAACAGAATATCTACCCATGATTGAAACTGGTAAagcgacgaagaatgcagttggtgatgAATGGCGCACTGCAACTCTTGCAtatcggagatgctcactcgactgatttctttcgccttttctttctccttaaatacaactagacaataaataaaataattaaaaatcaatattaacAAAAACTGGCATATTGACACAGAGAAAATAACATAGAAATCGATACATAACTCCATGTAACAACAGAcaatttacccatgattaaGAACTGACGATGGCAGATAGCTGAAAGCTGATGGCAAAAGTacactgcagttgttgccgtgtcggagatgctcacacGACTGTTCCCTGtatcgacttttctctcgccttttatacgactttttctcacccctcctcttaagccttgcggttattttaccttcttgataatgatgcgaaaggtcccgttctcacccaacctctacaccactgcatgaaaGGTTTTActtaatgatctccatgaccttcgattgaataaatgcaaactggcctttccttctgcaggtgacgttgctggggatgggtctacaaaaaccaatatcaaaatgaataccaaatagcttaccctTTCGgttattgtacctgcttgataatgttgaaacacgtgtcgttctcacccaacctctaaaCCACcacatgccagttttacgtaatgtttctcgtgaccttcaagcgttcGTTAGGACAAACTGGCCAACCTGTCTGCAGGTTGACTTGCatgcaaaaaaacacaacgaaaatatgcaaaaaatGTAACGAATCTAAAACTCCTCACATATGTTGACTGCAAAGTTACCTCGAGTATAAGTGAGGATTCCCCAGAGTCCAGAGCTATTATTCCAATCCAAACTGATATCAAGACGTGAGAGAAATggataaagctagtgttggttattACCTGTATCCTTTCGatgcacattcagtagaatacaaagATTtggaacaaaatagttgacggtaggctgCACGACGGCCACAaccctttcacgtttcctcctgtaagttgatgagaaacattaaggCTATCCAGCGTGCACACGGaaaagaacacatcaccgacaagagacgaaatcactcgaatttacctatgaatttgTTGGTAATTTTACGAAGAAAGGATAGTAGCTTAACTTttacttttgacagcaaaccgccattccataactgacacaatcaacacgccatctatttgacacgtctcaaaactcagtattaGGCTTTTGAAGGACTGATCTTAAGATAATCACAAAACATGAAAAGTCCATATTTGTTCTGTAACCTAGCATTCAATCCTTAGAAATGTAcaaagaacaaagctcacttgctacttttatgcaaattttccgacCACGCTGATTTACGAATTTTACGATATtgaaagtttaaacaaaaactgaacttgtacaaaaataaaaaaaatctaaaacgtcggcacattttcaaatttaaaatgtaggATGAAAGATGCTAGAAAATAGAATACCAATTCAGAAGACATAAACGATTCCATCATTCCACGTCACGTGTTCACGAATCACGACCACGAGACGAATAAAACAGACGACAGCTAAAACGAGATTggcggctttttcaaaaatcaaaatgatactttcaaattcaaatagttCAAGCAAGGGGTTCGTCCTGATATAAATAAATGCGGAAAAGCATTTTTACAGTGTCGACGAGTTAGGGGACAACAAATAAGCAATCTAGTATTTGCTAGTAAAACTGCTCGACGTAATCGCTGAAAAACATGACCGGAAAATCGAATCGAAGTTGTTGTTCAATAATTCACCATTTACGTAGAAGAGAGCTGAGAAGGAATTATCACAGGCAGGTCCCTTCCGAATCGAAGCAGACAGCAAAAATGAGAATTCCACAAAGcggccttttaaaaaaatggtttgcGGTTTCTCATTGTTCAGATGCCGGGTTGGTTATATGGGCCTACCAAAAGAATGCTGTTTTCACCGTATTGACACAGGCCAACAAATAAATACATCCAACATGGAACGTAGAATTAGTGCTGGACGcgtaacaatttaaaaatatttgaaaacaattgaGTAAAAACCATTACAAAGTAAAATTGAGGTACGAGACAaaagtgaataaaaatatctgaaaCAGATTAAGCAAAGGTAAGCTTTCTAGcgttagaaagaagaaacgttttaAATAGCATCTCTCTCTTCAATCGCAtatctctccatacccatgTCAAACGTTTATTGACAGATTTTAGTGTGGGATGACAAATCAATCTCATGTGACAAAGGTGTGATGCTAACGTCGAAACGTTCTTGAACGTCATTTAAAACTTTAACGTCCTTCTCATCAGTTACAATTGTGATTCCCAAACCCTatttatcaatcaaattaaaatagtGAAAAGACAGTCAGAGGAAAATGAGCTTACTTGAGTTCCAAAACGACCAGCGTAAGCGACCCGATCCAGGTACCTGTCTGAGTTTTCAGGCATGTCGTAGTTGAAAACGATATTGACACGTTCAATGGCCATGCCACGACCGACCCAATGTGTAGCTACCAAAATTCgctgataataaaaaaagagaaatagaaaatgaaaactaaaatacaattgatttcatttaaactAGCATACCTCTTTAGAGTCGTTGAACTGTTGGTAGCGCGACAGACGTTCTGCCTCAGTCATGCTAAAGTGAATGGCGATGGCAGGCAAGTTTTGCTCGCCTAGCGACTCGCAGAGCGCCATACAACGCGCAATGGATCTCACGAAGATAACGACCTATCCGTGGGAAATGGTGAATCATTTGCGGCAACACTCAAATACAATAAGTTCAGCTAACCTGGTTAAACTCTAGTACGCCGAGTAGCTCAAATAATTTTCCGTTCTTCTCGTCGTCCTTTAGTTTGACGTAGTGCTGCTGGACACCGCGAAGAGTGAGTTTGGACTCGATGTCGTCAACGTCCACTTCAGTTGGCTGCATCCAAgatcatattttgttaaacaCAAGAGGCGCTACATGCAAGGTTGTTTGGAGAATTGGGGAGGAATAAGAGCAAAAATCAACCCTCGGCTCCCTCCAGCAAAATGTTTGAGATGCTCATGTGGTGGTCGTGTTGCTTTATTGACCGGAGTGTGAAAGGGCTTATTACATCTTGCATAAACTTTTGGCAGACAGGACGGATCTCCTTGTTCAGTGTGGCGCTGAATATCATCACTTGTTTTTCACGAGGTGTGTTGCTGAAAATCTCTTGTACATCTCGAAGCATGTCttgatgaaaaaatatgaattaataCTACATTTcaagttgaataaataacaCATTAGTTAAACGGTTTACATGTATCTTGAAGCATTTTGTCGCATTCGTCAAGAACAAAGTGCTTGAGTGTGCAGAGGTTTAGTCTCTTCGTGCGGAGCAGCGTCGTTAAACGACCAGGGGTTCCAACCACAATGTGAGggcaatttgttttcaaagctTCCTCATCTTTGCGAATATTCACACCACCAACGAATACACCAAcctaaaataatttcaattcaagtAATATTTTACAGAATTCATGTAACAAGTTCTTTACCTTGATGATGGTAGTCATGTGCTTGGACAAACATTCATATGCATTGTAGATCTGGATTGCTAGCTCTCGAGAATGGCAAACAACAAGAACATAAACCTGATTTTCCACCGTCTCCAATTGTTGAAGAGTTGCCAATACAAAAACAGTAGTCTTACCCGTACTGGATTTGGCTCGACACAACACATCCATTCCCAAAACAGCCTGAGGAAGACACTCACGCTGAACTGTAAGACATTAAAGAGTTGAGTTAGATTTCTAAGAAGAATATCTTAACCCAAAAACAAGCATATCAAAAGTCTGGAGCTCAACTGCTCAAGAACAAATTGCCATCAAGCAAGTgagttctctctttctctgttcCTGGTGTTCAGCATTCAGCCCAAGACCACATGTTGGCACGGTACAGAAATATGCCCCAGGTTATAGCATCTAGCATTACTACTACAATTTTATGTTGAagattgttgaaaaaaaaattgctagtAATGAACAATGCAAGGGtacttgtaaaaatgaaataaaaaatagtaccTTCAGAAAGATGTTCAAAGCCACAGTCAACGATAGCTCTCAAAATTTCCGGCTTGAACTCAATATCTTGAAAACGAGAGCTATGAATGGATATGCCTTTAACTTCCTCCTTTGATGGAGCATCTCCACTTCCTTCGGTGGCTACTTGTTCCGTCGCCTCCTCATCTTCGTAAACCAAAGGATCTTCATTGTCTGCCATGCTTGAAATAATGGGATCCTAGCAGGATGACGGATTCCCATGAGTAACTTCGTCcataagtaaaacaaaaatcgttTCTGCCACACTGCGATCACGAGACGAATGAAGCAGACGACAGATAAAATGAGATTTCAAAAAGCAGTACGAAAATCCTCTACTAGGTGGCTGACTGcctagaaaaataagaatgtttttttagaaatcaaaatgatcaAATTCGTACAGTTCAAGGGAGGGGCTTGTCCTGCGATAAATGGAATGCAGGAAAGCATTTTTACCATGTGTTGACCAATAAAGGGATGATGACAGAATTGTGTTGGCACGACCacgctgttttttttgtttccacatTACTGTCAATCACCATTTGAGTCTGTAAGtacacgaaaaataaatcagaggTGTAGAAGTGAATTGAGGAATTCCACTAAACTACACATACAATTTATTTTCgctacaaaaaaatattaccgaTTTGCATAAGTCCTAAAAATCTTGTGGTAGTACCCCAAGATATATTTGAAGATTGTTTGATGTTAAAATTCCATACGGTACGCGAGTGGGTCAACAATGGAGTGAAAACAATTTCGAAgaactaaataatttttttctccaccGAACCTTGGTGAAACACATTGGCGAAAACTTGGctaccttcttctttcaattcaatttcaaatatagaatatttaaaaagttttctttagAGGAGGCCAAACCTTTCCAGTTTTATTCTGAAATTCTTCGGTGTGATTTGGTAATAATATTCTTCAGATCTTACAATGTCAACCAAATGAAATACAAGAGCAgcagaatttcaaaattgatagATTCAAGTTATGTTATTTTAAGACAGGTGTTAGTTAAGTTATCATCGTAAGTACCACATGacagttttaaataaaatgaacatCACGATGgaatttcatttggaaaatttaatttagtcAGTGCAGTTTACCGGGAATGTGGCAAGAGCAGGCCGATGGCAACTTGTAGATGTCGATGAAGATTCCCTTCTGGGGATCGCAAGGATCGAAGGAAAGCATCCGCtggtaaacatatttttgcaGACATTTGCTGCCGAAACAAGGGGCCAAGGTGCGACAAGATGCACCGGGGAACAAACAAGTTTCGACGCGTTGAGTCTGGGTGTATCCGGGCCAGGCGTTTTCTTGGACGATGACCCGCCATTCTCCATCGACATTCACTGCTCGGAGTGGGCGAGCATAAACAACGTCGCTAGGGCAGATGTATCCCTCGTCACCAGACCAGTGGCCCTTCTCGAAGAATTTCCCTTTGTAGTTGGAGTAGTCGAAGTGCGTCTCAGCCAAAGAGGTCAGTCCATCGACCAAATTATCGGCCGACTGATCGGCAAAATCGgcgtatttcttcaacaccaatgggTCGTAATCGATGGCATACTGAATCGAAATCAATAAgacaaaagtaaataaaacagTTTGAGAGGTGAGTCAAAGTGAGGATTAAACTTACCTTGACTTCTTTCTCTGGGTATTCGGTGTCTTTCAGACAAAAAGTTTCAGTGCCGGTTTTGGCGCAGGTTGGTGCCTTTCGCGGGTTGCAGTAATTGTTGTACTTCTGGCCATAAGCTGCTGGATAGGCTGGTTTGGGATATTGTTGGGGCTCAGCAGCTGCCTCTGGATCGGCAAACACTCCAGCAAGCAAGATGGCACTGATGCATAactgtaaatatttaaaaattgtgaaattagGATGACGTTTAAAGAGGTTGATCAACATTCGATTGTAGAATTAATGAATCGCAAATGGTTTTGTTTGCGATAAAACTATTACTTACTATAACAGTTTTCATTTCGATTGTGCTTTTCGTGAATGCAACTGAGTGAATTAACAAGCTGTACTGTTGATTATCAGTTGCAAACTGATGCAGATTAGTCAAAGGACGAGGGTTTTTTATACGTCTCCACCAATTCAGTAAAAAATGCCCTCAATTGCATTCAGACGGTCGAGTTTACTTATTTCGActtattttcagtttcactCGTGGTAAACCTATTCTCACCTGAACGAACTCACTTTCCTTTATATTTCGAATGGAAGCTGCAATTGTCATTGAAAGCAACTCAATTACCACAACAGCTCTACAGCAACTAGTTGATTTCGCGTCACAGTTATAACCACActgaataatttgaattactcCATCAGCATTGCATAAGGGAACATTTAAATTGGTTTAGGTAAATTGCGGTTCACCTCATTTCTACCTACGGTGCGTAAATAGAGATGGTTAGCCAATCAGAACGGAAAGGGTGCAACATACGAAGCAGTGAAGACACAATTGGTATAAAAAGATTGcctggtttgtttttttaatcagtCGTGTTCTGAGCAGATaactgaaaacaaataaaatatttaacacTGGCTAACAGAATGTCCATCAAACTGACTGTAAgttgtttggttttggtttctgattgtttttaaTCGAGAAATATTATTCGGGTGTTAAtgttttctgaaaaatagcgCCTACGAATgagtaatctttttttaaaacccagATTATTGCTTCGCTGATGGTGATTGGCGTTTTCTCCGATCCTGAGCCCAGCCACTACAAAGCTCCTCTTCCCTACGGTGCCCAGCCAAAGTACGTCGAGATTCCGCACTGCGCTAAAAACACGACCAAGTCCTGGTGCCTGGAAGACTCTGAATATCCCCAACATGAAGTGCAACAAGCCCTGGACCAACACTACCAGGCAGTAGTCGCTTTCTACAAGGACAAACTGGCCAACACTGAGAATTCAGTCGACGAATTGGACAAGTTAAACGACGAGGTTTACCTTTGCCCAAGTTCCACCGATTACGTCCGTCCTTTCCGGGCCATCAACGTCGACGGCAATTGGCGCACCATCGTCAACGGCGTCGAGTCTTACGGCATCAAGTACACGCAAACCGCTCGAATTGAAGAATGCGACGTGGTCGTGGGAACCACTTGCCCCTTGGTCCCGTCCTGCTACGAGTCCAAATGcgtccagaaaaatattttccatcgCTTCTTGGTCTACAACCCAAAAGACTACACCTTCCCTTTCgccattgaaaaattcaagttgcCAGGATCGTGCGGATGCGTAGTTGGAGCTTTTCatctttaaagtttaaattatGACTCCATAAATaacacaataaataaaatggataTTTGCGACATAATTTGGATTCCAAATCACTTTTTTTACGGCGTTGTGGATAAAATGCAAGGCCCTAACAGTTCAGACGTAAGAGATATTGATCAAGTAATAAATAAGGTTCTATGGTAAAGATTTGAATCGAATATATATTACGAGAATGCCTGATGAGAATCTGGCAATAGAAACTGCAGTTTCTTCAAGTACAGATTATAAAACCGTCAAATTACTATCCTGGTACTGTTGATGATGTAAAAACAAGTAGAAATGCTAGCAATACGACAGTAGCTTTATATGATAACAACGAATATCAATAGTCATCCTGGTGATCAACAGAGCTCATTCTTCATTAAGCCTTACAAAAATGGGCGGTAAAAACCACAGGtgcacagaagaaaaaaagcactGCTTTTGTTATTTCAGGCGTGGAACCCACAATTGTTTCATGATTTTTTGACATTGTACGTAGCATAAGATTTAATGAGCACTACGTCATTCGGACGAAAGGTTGACAACTGATAGACAGATATGGTAGGTAACTAACGAATTGTTACATACCTTATGCTAAATGATGTCCAATGGGCTGCAAGTAGCCTTCATCCTTTAATGGAATCTTCAAGGAACCAATGTTATTAAGCActggaagcaaaaaaaaaaaaaaatgcatgttagttgaaagtaaaaaacaagTAAACCGCTCTACAACAGTTTCTTTGTGTTATTTTTGATTCATCCATTATACAACTTTCTTAACCACTAAGCACTAACATGGCCCagaatttgttcttttctgttgtaAGCTAACAGGCATTAGCTAAATGATACAAGGTAAAAGCGgtgaaacaaagaaatctcTCTAGTGGAATTAACAAATTGGCTTAAGTAAATTATTATACCACATTGAGTAGATCACATCACAGGCACATGGAGCCTTTGGTGGTATCGAGAAAGGCATTCATCCAGAGCCTTTAGGAACGAGATATAAATCCACAGATTTATGGGTAAAGACCTAAAATTACAAGACATTAG
This region of Daphnia pulex isolate KAP4 chromosome 9, ASM2113471v1 genomic DNA includes:
- the LOC124202979 gene encoding ATP-dependent RNA helicase WM6-like isoform X1, giving the protein MADNEDPLVYEDEEATEQVATEGSGDAPSKEEVKGISIHSSRFQDIEFKPEILRAIVDCGFEHLSEVQRECLPQAVLGMDVLCRAKSSTGKTTVFVLATLQQLETVENQVYVLVVCHSRELAIQIYNAYECLSKHMTTIIKVGVFVGGVNIRKDEEALKTNCPHIVVGTPGRLTTLLRTKRLNLCTLKHFVLDECDKMLQDTYMLRDVQEIFSNTPREKQVMIFSATLNKEIRPVCQKFMQDPTEVDVDDIESKLTLRGVQQHYVKLKDDEKNGKLFELLGVLEFNQVVIFVRSIARCMALCESLGEQNLPAIAIHFSMTEAERLSRYQQFNDSKERILVATHWVGRGMAIERVNIVFNYDMPENSDRYLDRVAYAGRFGTQGLGITIVTDEKDVKVLNDVQERFDVSITPLSHEIDLSSHTKICQ
- the LOC124202979 gene encoding ATP-dependent RNA helicase WM6-like isoform X7, which codes for MADNEDPLVYEDEEATEQVATEGSGDAPSKEEVKGISIHSSRFQDIEFKPEILRAIVDCGFEHLSEVQRECLPQAVLGMDVLCRAKSSTAIQIYNAYECLSKHMTTIKVGVFVGGVNIRKDEEALKTNCPHIVVGTPGRLTTLLRTKRLNLCTLKHFVLDECDKMLQDTYMLRDVQEIFSNTPREKQVMIFSATLNKEIRPVCQKFMQDPTEVDVDDIESKLTLRGVQQHYVKLKDDEKNGKLFELLGVLEFNQVVIFVRSIARCMALCESLGEQNLPAIAIHFSMTEAERLSRYQQFNDSKERILVATHWVGRGMAIERVNIVFNYDMPENSDRYLDRVAYAGRFGTQGLGITIVTDEKDVKVLNDVQERFDVSITPLSHEIDLSSHTKICQ
- the LOC124202979 gene encoding ATP-dependent RNA helicase WM6-like isoform X6, whose amino-acid sequence is MADNEDPLVYEDEEATEQVATEGSGDAPSKEEVKGISIHSSRFQDIEFKPEILRAIVDCGFEHLSEVQRECLPQAVLGMDVLCRAKSSTAIQIYNAYECLSKHMTTIIKVGVFVGGVNIRKDEEALKTNCPHIVVGTPGRLTTLLRTKRLNLCTLKHFVLDECDKMLQDTYMLRDVQEIFSNTPREKQVMIFSATLNKEIRPVCQKFMQDPTEVDVDDIESKLTLRGVQQHYVKLKDDEKNGKLFELLGVLEFNQVVIFVRSIARCMALCESLGEQNLPAIAIHFSMTEAERLSRYQQFNDSKERILVATHWVGRGMAIERVNIVFNYDMPENSDRYLDRVAYAGRFGTQGLGITIVTDEKDVKVLNDVQERFDVSITPLSHEIDLSSHTKICQ
- the LOC124202979 gene encoding ATP-dependent RNA helicase WM6-like isoform X4 — its product is MADNEDPLVYEDEEATEQVATEGSGDAPSKEEVKGISIHSSRFQDIEFKPEILRAIVDCGFEHLSEVQRECLPQAVLGMDVLCRAKSSTELAIQIYNAYECLSKHMTTIIKVGVFVGGVNIRKDEEALKTNCPHIVVGTPGRLTTLLRTKRLNLCTLKHFVLDECDKMLQDTYMLRDVQEIFSNTPREKQVMIFSATLNKEIRPVCQKFMQDPTEVDVDDIESKLTLRGVQQHYVKLKDDEKNGKLFELLGVLEFNQVVIFVRSIARCMALCESLGEQNLPAIAIHFSMTEAERLSRYQQFNDSKERILVATHWVGRGMAIERVNIVFNYDMPENSDRYLDRVAYAGRFGTQGLGITIVTDEKDVKVLNDVQERFDVSITPLSHEIDLSSHTKICQ
- the LOC124202979 gene encoding ATP-dependent RNA helicase WM6-like isoform X10; its protein translation is MADNEDPLVYEDEEATEQVATEGSGDAPSKEEVKGISIHSSRFQDIEFKPEILRAIVDCGFEHLSEVQRECLPQAVLGMDVLCRAKSTIQIYNAYECLSKHMTTIKVGVFVGGVNIRKDEEALKTNCPHIVVGTPGRLTTLLRTKRLNLCTLKHFVLDECDKMLQDTYMLRDVQEIFSNTPREKQVMIFSATLNKEIRPVCQKFMQDPTEVDVDDIESKLTLRGVQQHYVKLKDDEKNGKLFELLGVLEFNQVVIFVRSIARCMALCESLGEQNLPAIAIHFSMTEAERLSRYQQFNDSKERILVATHWVGRGMAIERVNIVFNYDMPENSDRYLDRVAYAGRFGTQGLGITIVTDEKDVKVLNDVQERFDVSITPLSHEIDLSSHTKICQ
- the LOC124202979 gene encoding ATP-dependent RNA helicase WM6-like isoform X8, whose amino-acid sequence is MADNEDPLVYEDEEATEQVATEGSGDAPSKEEVKGISIHSSRFQDIEFKPEILRAIVDCGFEHLSEVQRECLPQAVLGMDVLCRAKSSTAIQIYNAYECLSKHMTTKVGVFVGGVNIRKDEEALKTNCPHIVVGTPGRLTTLLRTKRLNLCTLKHFVLDECDKMLQDTYMLRDVQEIFSNTPREKQVMIFSATLNKEIRPVCQKFMQDPTEVDVDDIESKLTLRGVQQHYVKLKDDEKNGKLFELLGVLEFNQVVIFVRSIARCMALCESLGEQNLPAIAIHFSMTEAERLSRYQQFNDSKERILVATHWVGRGMAIERVNIVFNYDMPENSDRYLDRVAYAGRFGTQGLGITIVTDEKDVKVLNDVQERFDVSITPLSHEIDLSSHTKICQ
- the LOC124202979 gene encoding ATP-dependent RNA helicase WM6-like isoform X9, producing the protein MADNEDPLVYEDEEATEQVATEGSGDAPSKEEVKGISIHSSRFQDIEFKPEILRAIVDCGFEHLSEVQRECLPQAVLGMDVLCRAKSTIQIYNAYECLSKHMTTIIKVGVFVGGVNIRKDEEALKTNCPHIVVGTPGRLTTLLRTKRLNLCTLKHFVLDECDKMLQDTYMLRDVQEIFSNTPREKQVMIFSATLNKEIRPVCQKFMQDPTEVDVDDIESKLTLRGVQQHYVKLKDDEKNGKLFELLGVLEFNQVVIFVRSIARCMALCESLGEQNLPAIAIHFSMTEAERLSRYQQFNDSKERILVATHWVGRGMAIERVNIVFNYDMPENSDRYLDRVAYAGRFGTQGLGITIVTDEKDVKVLNDVQERFDVSITPLSHEIDLSSHTKICQ
- the LOC124202979 gene encoding ATP-dependent RNA helicase WM6-like isoform X3, whose translation is MADNEDPLVYEDEEATEQVATEGSGDAPSKEEVKGISIHSSRFQDIEFKPEILRAIVDCGFEHLSEVQRECLPQAVLGMDVLCRAKSSTGKTTVFVLATLQQLETVENQVYVLVVCHSRELAIQIYNAYECLSKHMTTKVGVFVGGVNIRKDEEALKTNCPHIVVGTPGRLTTLLRTKRLNLCTLKHFVLDECDKMLQDTYMLRDVQEIFSNTPREKQVMIFSATLNKEIRPVCQKFMQDPTEVDVDDIESKLTLRGVQQHYVKLKDDEKNGKLFELLGVLEFNQVVIFVRSIARCMALCESLGEQNLPAIAIHFSMTEAERLSRYQQFNDSKERILVATHWVGRGMAIERVNIVFNYDMPENSDRYLDRVAYAGRFGTQGLGITIVTDEKDVKVLNDVQERFDVSITPLSHEIDLSSHTKICQ
- the LOC124202979 gene encoding ATP-dependent RNA helicase WM6-like isoform X2 — translated: MADNEDPLVYEDEEATEQVATEGSGDAPSKEEVKGISIHSSRFQDIEFKPEILRAIVDCGFEHLSEVQRECLPQAVLGMDVLCRAKSSTGKTTVFVLATLQQLETVENQVYVLVVCHSRELAIQIYNAYECLSKHMTTIKVGVFVGGVNIRKDEEALKTNCPHIVVGTPGRLTTLLRTKRLNLCTLKHFVLDECDKMLQDTYMLRDVQEIFSNTPREKQVMIFSATLNKEIRPVCQKFMQDPTEVDVDDIESKLTLRGVQQHYVKLKDDEKNGKLFELLGVLEFNQVVIFVRSIARCMALCESLGEQNLPAIAIHFSMTEAERLSRYQQFNDSKERILVATHWVGRGMAIERVNIVFNYDMPENSDRYLDRVAYAGRFGTQGLGITIVTDEKDVKVLNDVQERFDVSITPLSHEIDLSSHTKICQ